The sequence below is a genomic window from Candidatus Oleimmundimicrobium sp..
GGAGCAATTAAAGCTAAAAATAATAACGATATTCTAAAGGCTATGGGAGAGAAAAGCTGATGTCGGAATTAACTTTTATTTTAGGGGGAGCAAGGTCGGGGAAGAGTTTTTTTGCTGAAAAGATGGCATCAAAAGCTAAGAAAGTTGTTTATATAGCTACGGCCGAAGCCTTAGACGACGAAATGCGGACAAGAATAGAAAATCATAAAAGGGAGAGAGCTTTAAATTGGGTAACTTTAGAAGCACCCGATGATTTGATGGAAACATTACGTCAAATTGACTCTGGGGTCGATGTAGTAATTGTGGACTGCTTAACCCTTTATATTTCAAATTTAATGAGAAAGTTTTCAGAAAAAGAAGTGTTTGATGACATTTCCAAAGCCCTTAACGTGGTGAACAATTTTAAAGGTAAAGTTATATTTGTTTCAAATGAGGTGGGCCTGAGCATTGTTCCCAACAACAAACTTGCTCGTGATTATAGGGATATTCTCGGCAAAGTTAATCAGTTGGTTGCTGAGGCAGCAAAAGAAGTTTACTTGATGGTTGCGGGAATACCGATGAAGGTTAAATAGCAGATGCTTGCCCGCCGCTGGCGGGGCAGATAGCTGATGGCAGATGGCGAATAGAGAATGAAACAGTTCTTTCTCGTCATTGCGAGCGGAGCGCGGCAATCTCAAACTCACTGTCATTGCGTCTGCCCGCCTCTGGAGGGTTTACCCGCCGGAGCATTGTCGAAGGAGGGTCGCCCACGAGCAACCCACCCGGACTTAGAAACCTAAATTTTTTAAAAAACTTTAATGAACGAGAAAACTCTTTTGATTTTCCTGGCGGCTGGAGTCTGGAAGCTGGTAGCTATTTTTGAATGATATAGCATGTAGCTGATAGTTTATGGCTGTTGCCTACCGGCAGGCAGGTCTTGCTCGTCCAAGAAAACGAAGCAAAAGAAGGACGGCCGATCATTTTTTGACGGCTCCGAAATAACGGTTGTTCAGGCGCCTGCAGAACTCGCTCCGATAAATCGAAGCTCAAACAGCTTCGGCTTGTTTCCTGAACAACCTATTTCTCTGCCTAAAAATGATATGGCATATAAAAAAGCGTGCTCATATGCTTGCCCGCCTCTGGAGGGTTTACCCGCCGGAGCATTGTCGGAGGAGGGTCGCTGTCCACCCGGCCCACGGGGTTTTAAAAACTAAAAACAAAAACAGCTTCGGTCGAAACCCCGCTTCATCGATTGTTCGTCGGCGCTCTCATAAATCACCTTCGAGCAACCCTCCCGGACTTAGAAACCAAAACCAATAAAAAACTCTTTTGATTTTCCTGGC
It includes:
- the cobU gene encoding bifunctional adenosylcobinamide kinase/adenosylcobinamide-phosphate guanylyltransferase, with translation MSELTFILGGARSGKSFFAEKMASKAKKVVYIATAEALDDEMRTRIENHKRERALNWVTLEAPDDLMETLRQIDSGVDVVIVDCLTLYISNLMRKFSEKEVFDDISKALNVVNNFKGKVIFVSNEVGLSIVPNNKLARDYRDILGKVNQLVAEAAKEVYLMVAGIPMKVK